Proteins from one Peromyscus eremicus chromosome 8a, PerEre_H2_v1, whole genome shotgun sequence genomic window:
- the Ca4 gene encoding carbonic anhydrase 4 has protein sequence MQLLLALLALAYAVGSTAGADWCYEIQAKEPNSHCQRPADWTGDCQKTHQSPINIITTEAKENPNLKPFTFTGYNQKKKWIVKNDGHSVKMMLGDGVFIAGGDLPTQYQAVQLHLHWSQDVDRGSEHSIDGKHFAMEMHVVHEKGTSSNEVQDSKDKNAVLAFMVEVGDEVNEAFQPLVEALSSISKPNTNTTMKESRLQDLLPKEEKLVHYFRYLGSLTTPNCDETVIWTVFKEPIKLHQDQFLEFSRKLYYDKEQKLNMKDNVRPLQQLGNRQVFKSHAPGQLLPLPLPTLLVPTLTCLVASFLQ, from the exons ATGCAGCTGCTTCTTGCTCTGTTGGCGCTGGCTTACGCAGTCGGCTCTACCGCAG gcgCAGACTGGTGCTATGAGATTCAAGCCAAGGAGCCCAACAGCCACTGCCAGA GACCTGCCGACTGGACTGGGGACTGTCAGAAGACCCACCAGTCTCCCATCAACATCATCACCACTGAGGCGAAGGAGAACCCCAACCTGAAGCCCTTCACCTTCACTGGCTATAACCAGAAGAAGAAGTGGATAGTTAAGAACGATGGACACTCAG TGAAAATGATGCTGGGGGACGGAGTCTTCATTGCTGGAGGAGACCTGCCTACACAGTACCAAGCTGTACAGTTGCACCTTCACTGGTCACAGGATGTGGACAGGGGCTCAGAACACAGCATTGATGGGAAACACTTTGCCATGGAG atgCACGTCGTCCATGAGAAGGGGACATCGAGCAATGAGGTGCAGGACTCCAAGGACAAGAATGCAGTGCTGGCGTTCATGGTTGAG GTGGGAGATGAGGTGAACGAGGCCTTCCAGCCGCTGGTGGAGGCACTGTCCAGTATCTCCAAACCCA ACACAAACACCACAATGAAGGAGAGCAGGCTGCAGGACTTGCTTCCTAAGGAGGAGAAACTGGTTCACTACTTCCGTTACCTGGGCTCCCTGACCACACCGAACTGTGACGAGACGGTTATCTGGACTGTGTTCAAGGAACCCATTAAGCTCCACCAGGACCAG TTCCTGGAATTCTCAAGGAAGCTCTACTATGACAAAGAACAGAAGCTGAATATGAAGGACAATGTGAGGCCCCTGCAGCAGCTGGGTAACCGCCAGGTGTTCAAGTCCCATGCCCCAGGACAGCTGCTGCCCTTGCCCCTGCCCACCCTGTTGGTCCCTACGCtcacctgcctggtggccagcttcctccagtga